A single Cannabis sativa cultivar Pink pepper isolate KNU-18-1 chromosome 7, ASM2916894v1, whole genome shotgun sequence DNA region contains:
- the LOC115696949 gene encoding E3 SUMO-protein ligase MMS21 has protein sequence MASSSASRANTVTGLIQKAASNIYQDNQNLIPDIRTGFKLFKELAVDLEKENESEKLKELDNAHVQLLNAYVDCMNFSSAVQSVAENYQPAPELSDFKKLLATEISNVQANSSGDVQNLQLRHEFKQAIWNVHHSGQPMPGEEQEDIVMTGTQSVLRNITCPISGKRVTELADPVRSMECKHVYEKSAVMDYIKRKRQAAQCPVAACPKILNPKKVVCDPLLLIEIDEMRTQSRATATEVIEDFTELGEE, from the exons ATGGCGTCAAGCTCTGCTTCTCGGGCTAATACCGTCACTGGTCTCATTCAGAAAGCTGCTTCGAATATTTACCAAGATAATCAGAATCTTATTCCG GATATTCGAACGGGTTTTAAGCTTTTCAAAGAACTCGCCGTGGATTTGGAGAAAGAAAATGAGTCTGAAAAA TTAAAAGAGCTGGACAATGCCCATGTTCAGTTGCTGAATGCTTATGTGGACTGTATGAATTTTTCATCAGCAGTTCAATCTGTGGCCGAAAACTACCAACCTGCGCCAGAG cTTTCTGATTTCAAGAAGCTGCTTGCGACTGAGATTTCGAATGTGCAAGCTAATTCATCAGGAGATGTACAGAACCTTCAACTTAGACACGAATTTAAGCAAGCAATCTGG AATGTTCATCACTCAGGGCAACCTATGCCCGGTGAAGAGCAAGAGGACATTGTGATGACTGGTACACAGAGCGTTCTTCGTAATATCACTTGTCCAATAAGTGGAAAGCGTGTTACTGAATTAGCAGATCCAGTTCGAAG TATGGAATGCAAGCATGTTTATGAGAAATCTGCAGTCATGGATTACATAAAGAGAAAAAGACAAGCCGCTCAGTGCCCCGTTGCAG CTTGTCCTAAGATATTGAATCCAAAGAAGGTGGTGTGTGATCCATTGTTACTAATTGAAATCGACGAAATGCGCACACAGTCTAGGGCAACTGCTACTGAAGTTATCGAAGATTTCACCGAGCTTGGCGAAGAATAG
- the LOC115696960 gene encoding D-amino-acid transaminase, chloroplastic, which translates to MEVENGNELEVHVFQSSKELLAKLNEKWSLVKKQPYPAMYSSIFGGIIVDPIMMMIPIDDHMVHRGHGVFDTAVLLNGHLYELDNHLDRFLRSASKAKVASPFPRSTLRTILLQLAAASNHKKGTLRYWLSSGPGNFLLSSSECPTTAFYAVVIDEDFTQCKEGVKVITSTIPMKPPQFATSKNVNYLPNVLSKMEAEEKGAFGSIWVDEEGYIGEGPNVNVAFITCENELVVPFFDKILSGCTIKRLIELAPKLVEKGVLKGVKFANITVEEAKGANEMMYVGSTLPVLPIIMWDDQRIGNGRVGELTMKLSDLLWEDMEVGPETHRTPVPYKN; encoded by the exons ATGGAGGTTGAAAATGGGAATGAGCTTGAAGTTCATGTGTTTCAATCATCAAAAgag TTACTTGCAAAACTAAATGAGAAATGGAGCTTAGTGAAGAAACAACCATACCCAGCTATGTATTCAAGCATTTTTGGTGGAATCATTGTTGATCCAATCATGATGATGATTCCAATTGATGATCACATGGTTCATAGAGGCCATGGAGTGTTTGATACAGCTGTTTTGTTAAATGG ACACTTGTACGAACTCGACAACCATCTCGACCGCTTCCTAAGATCAGCTTCGAAAGCAAAAGTTGCCTCACCATTCCCTCGATCAACACTTCGAACCATTCTCTTGCAACTAGCCGCTGCATCAAATCACAAGAAAGGAACATTGAGATATTGGTTAAGTTCGGGCCCCGGGAACTTCTTGCTCTCATCATCAGAGTGTCCAACAACAGCATTCTACGCGGTAGTCATAGATGAAGACTTTACACAATGCAAAGAAGGTGTTAAAGTGATAACATCAACAATACCAATGAAACCACCACAATTTGCAACATCAAAAAATGTGAATTATCTCCCAAATGTACTTTCAAAGATGGAAGCTGAAGAGAAAGGAGCATTTGGTTCAATTTGGGTTGATGAGGAAGGTTACATAGGGGAAGGACCAAATGTGAATGTTGCCTTTATCACATGTGAAAATGAGCTTGTTGTGCCTTTCTTTGATAAAATCTTAAGTGGTTGCACTATTAAAAGACTTATTGAATTGGCTCCAAAATTGGTTGAGAAAGGGGTTTTGAAAGGTGTTAAATTTGCTAATATTACAGTTGAAGAAGCTAAAGGAGCCAATGAGATGATGTATGTGGGGAGCACATTGCCTGTCTTGCCTATCATCATGTGGGATGACCAACGCATTGGAAatg GAAGAGTTGGAGAGTTAACAATGAAATTGTCAGATCTTCTTTGGGAAGACATGGAGGTTGGTCCTGAGACACATAGGACTCCTGTTCCATACAAGAactga
- the LOC115698236 gene encoding uncharacterized protein LOC115698236 — MSTIEKLCVQIFERKSWIIDQVRQQTLLFDKHLASKLLIEGLAPPPWFWNSDYTELNGEDIISGVLLSRPRSVIPFSYSHCSVYEKPIVEATNEEHPNGSCSKVSMESRELGGWNCARRASVCVESKVCDDFDHAGCASVGVSTLDHCNTFVKDRINEGEDDSITSPQDQTDTRLAEVSHEAALSLAKIQRSKSRQKALELRTGSKTAKTRLKHANNFSGRIPISFLEDDLNNNCTVEGVKLSDPCRKENESTMNSTKSSKRQQSSLNAGCSSNFVGEDGIVFTDSIGPLIQQSSLGNQEQREVKVGENRINEKGRDSSNNVIREDGAAVTQQSNQLPMSVNHFSSHYNNCITAEADVIASRFKGVTAHSVDKDREGRSLETSSPHLSESAGVIDEGMFENHQENLNLSLDEREVLSQEICVEDAVDEDAVSAVQGTPRAEKSVAIQTLQHCYKSSKEKYSLRDPLVSLQVVGESSHGSGLKEISSSKISNVNETKTTTPVIVIPCSISKDETENSKNSQFCTHDATDVGLSQSTEREIAAKSTAKTSFDALLEGSTRNKRRSGSSDTLLALPGEKEIAVFLVNKDSKDHGLKHVLDSQDLQSPQGNIQLDISKGQIGEIPQNEESGMLKGSKSSLKLLDQEDDCNMKDRDLSATTPYTSADEESESYHVSSVLRKSSGALGKEEARVEDLSKDIFDEISQRTLEENQLSYHLEDNFQLRNTDSLTYSDSLHLTGADETMHVLESFIFQSDDEQSCFADEGINFDKLSLPKTSIERASILEQLCRSVCLQTPVSCSSTFYGLDKISNLYQSVPTGLLEGMDKPVDDNDRMTEVFNCAFEGRTYSDCLSNTSNQCEWDIKKPCMSPVRKGWDRIISKSDSSENRMSLIPELPCICEENENVDEVAETYQEGIVSEIHTSSAKREPLAEIIANLVESETEPHIDRSSLDSVNTEFSFNGTQKRSRKNIGNGTGSKRRYINKENHSMLMGATASKGKTRLIRNQFSKPNVSTRASSRRGGPSLTVTEPKPSNVISNITSFIPLVQQKQAVAAITGKRDVKVKALEAAEAAKRLAEKKDNERKAKKEAMKLERVRLEQENLRRLALQKKQKEVEKKIKEAGMAAKKRQREKEERKEKQRKRMRGEETRKQKLHTQKQDKDAKYRTMDDKGHDIKESKRRNHKKMEQKNEDDNLQRVSKAEHAATQASTIDDRGPSIVHEDNGVSSDLVKSLKVNNLDNPTRTENLFATANLEKSYDISPYKCSDDEEEEDDVPNTKFVPSWARKSSVALIVSSQERVDPLTIFPPESFCSIDEVVLPMKI, encoded by the exons ATGTCGACGATAGAGAAGCTTTGTGTTCAGATCTTCGAGAGGAAATCGTGGATAATCGACCAGGTCAGGCAACAGACGCTTCTCTTTGACAAACATCTCGCTTCTAAACTTCTTATTGAAGGACTCGCTCCTCCGCCTTGGTTCTGGAACTCAGATTACACTG AGTTGAATGGTGAAGACATCATTTCGGGTGTTCTTCTATCACGTCCACGGTCTGTAATCCCATTTTCATATAGTCATTGCTCAGTGTATGAGAAGCCAATTGTGGAAGCTACAAATGAGGAACACCCAAATGGTTCGTGCTCAAAAGTATCTATGGAAAGTAGAGAATTGGGTGGTTGGAATTGTGCTAGACGGGCTTCAGTTTGTGTGGAAAGTAAAGTATGTGATGATTTTGATCATGCTGGATGTGCTTCAGTTGGTGTTTCTACGTTAGATCACTGTAATACATTCGTTAAAGATCGGATAAACGAGGGTGAGGATGATAGTATTACCTCTCCTCAAGATCAGACAGATACAAGATTGGCAGAAGTTAGCCATGAGGCGGCTCTATCGCTGGCTAAGATTCAAAGATCAAAATCAAGGCAGAAGGCTCTTGAGCTTCGGACTGGTTCCAAAACAGCTAAAACCAGATTAAAGCATGCCAATAATTTCAGTGGAAGAATTCCCATTTCTTTCCTTGAGGATGACCTTAACAACAATTGCACTGTGGAAGGTGTTAAACTAAGTGATCCTTGTCGCAAGGAGAATGAAAGCACCATGAATTCTACTAAAAGCTCGAAAAGGCAACAGAGCTCTTTGAATGCCGGTTGTTCATCAAATTTTGTTGGAGAAGATGGCATTGTATTTACAGATTCTATTGGCCCCTTAATTCAGCAATCTAGCCTGGGGAACCAGGAGCAAAGAGAAGTTAAAGTTGGGGAAAACAGGATCAATGAGAAAGGAAGGGACTCATCTAATAATGTTATCAGGGAGGATGGAGCTGCAGTTACACAACAGTCTAATCAGCTTCCAATGTCTGTTAATCATTTTTCAAGTCATTACAATAATTGCATAACAGCAGAAGCTGATGTGATAGCCTCCAGATTCAAGGGGGTTACTGCTCATTCTGTTGATAAGGATAGAGAGGGGAGATCGTTAGAAACAAGCTCTCCACACTTATCTGAATCTGCAGGTGTAATAGATGAAGGAATGTTTGAGAATCACCAGGAAAATCTTAACTTATCGTTGGATGAAAGGGAAGTTTTAAGCCAAGAAATCTGTGTGGAGGATGCAGTAGATGAAGATGCTGTCTCAGCAGTTCAAGGAACACCTCGTGCTGAGAAGAGTGTTGCTATTCAGACATTGCAGCATTGTTACAAAAGTTCCAAAGAGAAATATTCTTTGAGAGATCCTTTGGTTTCCTTACAAGTAGTCGGGGAAAGTTCGCATGGCAGTGGGCTGAAAGAGATATCAAGTTCCAAAATCTCCAATGTTAATGAGACAAAGACCACAACACCAGTGATAGTAATTCCCTGTTCTATTTCCAAGGATGAAactgaaaattcaaaaaattctcAGTTTTGTACTCATGATGCCACTGATGTTGGTCTTTCTCAATCAACTGAAAGGGAAATTGCAGCAAAGTCCACAGCAAAAACCAGTTTCGATGCCTTGCTTGAGGGTTCAACTCGGAATAAACGAAGGAGTGGTTCTTCAGATACCCTGCTTGCTTTGCCAGGTGAAAAAGAAATTGCAGTTTTTCTTGTCAACAAGGATTCTAAAGATCATGGTCTGAAACATGTCCTAGACTCCCAAGACCTTCAAAGTCCTCAAGGCAATATTCAATTAGATATCAGTAAGGGTCAAATTGGAGAGATACCTCAAAATGAGGAGAGTGGCATGCTAAAAGGGTCTAAATCTTCACTAAAGCTTCTAGATCAAGAG GATGATTGTAATATGAAAGATAGGGATTTAAGTGCAACTACTCCCTACACTTCTGCTGATGAAGAATCGGAATCATACCATGTTTCAAGTGTGCTCAGAAAGTCTTCTGGAGCCTTGGGAAAGGAGGAAGCAAGAGTGGAAGATCTAAGTAAAGATATCTTTGATGAAATCTCACAAAGAACATTAGAAGAGAATCAACTTTCATACCATCTCGAAGATAACTTTCAACTTAGGAATACTGATTCTTTGACTTATAGTGATTCCTTGCACTTGACTGGTGCTGATGAGACAATGCATGTGCTTGAGAGTTTCATTTTTCAATCAGACGATGAACAATCATGCTTTGCTGATGAGGGAATCAATTTTGACAAGTTGAGCCTTCCGAAGACTTCAATTGAACGCGCTAGCATTCTAGAGCAGCTTTGCAGGTCTGTTTGCTTGCAAACTCCAGTATCCTGTTCTTCAACTTTCTATGGATTAGACAAGATTTCAAATCTATACCAATCTGTTCCAACTGGGCTTCTAGAGGGCATGGATAAGCCAGTGGATGATAATGATCGTATGACTGAAGTCTTTAACTGTGCTTTTGAAGGAAGAACATATTCAGATTGTCTTTCCAATACATCCAATCAATGTGAATGGGACATAAAGAAACCTTGTATGTCTCCAGTTCGAAAAGGCTGGGACAGAATCATATCCAAATCAGATAGCTCTGAGAATCGAATGAGCTTAATACCCGAACTTCCATGCATTTGTGAGGAAAATGAGAATGTAGATGAGGTAGCTGAGACTTACCAAGAAGGCATTGTTTCAGAAATCCATACAAGCTCAGCAAAAAGAGAACCACTTGCTGAAATTATTGCAAACCTTGTTGAATCTGAAACTGAGCCACATATTGATAGAAGTAGTTTAGATTCAGTTAACACAGAATTCAGCTTCAATGGAACTCAGAAGAGGTCAAGAAAAAATATTGGAAATGGAACAGGCAGTAAGAGAAGATACATTAATAAGGAGAATCATAGCATGTTAATGGGAGCAACTGCTTCTAAGGGAAAAACTAGATTAATTCGCAATCAGTTTAGTAAGCCAAACGTATCAACAAGAGCCAGTTCAAGGAGAGGAGGTCCAAGTTTGACTGTGACAGAACCTAAGCCTAGCAATGTCATATCAAATATTACTTCCTTTATTCCACTTGTTCAACAAAAACAAGCAGTTGCAGCTATAACAG GAAAGAGAGATGTCAAAGTAAAGGCTCTGGAGGCTGCTGAAGCTGCAAAGCGTCTTGCAGAAAAGAAAGACAATGAACgaaaggctaagaaggaagccATGAAGCTCGAGCGAGTAAGGCTCGAGCAAGAAAATCTGAGGCGTTTGGCACTGCAGAAGAAACAGAAAGAAGTGGAAAAGAAGATAAAAGAGGCTGGTATGGCAGCAAAGAAAAGGCAAAGGGAAAAAGAAGAGAGGAAAGAAAAGCAAAGGAAACGGATGCGTGGTGAGGAAACAAGAAAGCAAAAGTTGCATACACAAAAGCAAGACAAAGATGCCAAATACAGAACCATG GATGATAAAGGACATGACATTAAGGAATCTAAAAGAAGGAATCATAAAAAGATGGAACAGAAAAATGAAGATGATAATCTCCAGAGAGTTTCAAAAGCTGAACATGCAGCTACACAAGCATCAACAATTGATGATAGAGGACCAAGCATTGTACATGAAGATAATGGGGTCTCAAGTGATCTTGTGAAATCTCTGAAG GTGAACAATTTAGACAATCCAACACGAACTGAAAACTTGTTTGCCACAGCAAATCTAGAAAAGTCATATGATATTTCTCCATACAAATGTTCAGAtgatgaagaggaagaagatgatGTACCCAACACAAAATTTGTTCCTTCATGGGCTCG AAAATCTAGCGTGGCTCTGATTGTTTCCTCACAAGAAAGAGTGGATCCACTGACCATATTCCCCCCAGAAAGCTTTTGCAGTATAGATGAAG ttgttttgcCAATGAAGATTTAA
- the LOC115696968 gene encoding uncharacterized exonuclease domain-containing protein At3g15140, with protein sequence MALTITRVLPLISRISPLYSSALFHLLPIPIPMSSSSSIASPSLPLRLATISTAVSASQPQHSTPTTAPSYSKMTSQTRWKPMCLYFTQGKCTMLDDPMHMEKFNHDCSWDLQVDDSNLNKMRPQNLDFFLVLDLEGKVEILEFPVVMIDAKTMEVVDFFHRFVRPSLMSEQRINEYIEGKYGKFGVDGVWHDTAIPFTDVLEQFEDWLTQHQLWGKHSGGFLNKAAFVTCGNWDLKTKVPQQCKASKLKLPSYFMEWINLKDVYLNFYNRRATGMMTMMKELCIPSLGSHHLGFDDTKNISRVLQRMLTDGAVISITARRKLDRLDEVDFLFKNRIR encoded by the exons ATGGCACTCACAATCACAAGAGTTCTTCCTCTCATCTCTAGAATTTCACCACTCTACTCTTCTGCTCTCTTTCACTTGCTTCCCATTCCCATACCcatgtcttcttcttcttccattGCTTCACCTTCTCTTCCACTCCGACTAGCCACCATTTCCACCGCCGTCTCAGCTTCCCAACCCCAACATTCAACACCAACAACAGCACCTTCTTACTCAAAGATGACGAGTCAGACTCGGTGGAAACCCATGTGTTTGTACTTCACACAAGGGAAATGTACCATG ttggATGATCCTATGCATATGGAGAAGTTCAACCATGATTGCTCATGGGATCTTCAAGTTGATGATTCCAACTTAAACAAAATGCGTCCACAGAATTTAGATTTCTTCCTTGTGCTGGATTTGGAGGGTAAGGTTGAAATTCTCGAGTTCCCGGTTGTGATGATTGATGCCAAAACCATGGAAGTTGTTGACTTTTTTCACAG ATTTGTGAGGCCCTCATTAATGAGTGAACAAAGGATAAATGAGTACATTGAAGGCAAATATGGAAAATTTGGAGTAGATGG CGTCTGGCACGATACAGCTATACCGTTTACAGACGTTCTTGAACAATTTGAAGATTGGTTGACTCAACATCAGTTGTGGGGAAAACATTCAGGTGGTTTTCTTAACAAAGCTGCATTTGTAACATG TGGAAATTGGGATCTCAAGACAAAGGTCCCTCAGCAATGCAAAGCATCAAAGTTGAAGCTTCCCTCATATTTCATGGAATGGATCAATCTCAAAGATGTGTATCTTAATTTCTACAATAGAAGG GCAACAGGAATGATGACAATGATGAAAGAACTTTGTATACCTTCATTAGGAAGTCACCATCTTGGTTTTGATGACACGAAGAACATTTCGAGAGTATTGCAACGCATGCTCACCGATGGTGCAGTGATATCGATTACTGCTAGGAGGAAGCTTGATCGCCTTGACGAAGttgattttcttttcaaaaatagaataaGGTAG
- the LOC115698146 gene encoding uncharacterized protein At4g28440, with translation MAATTTTTSTVAESEQSNAKPGLRKPVFTKVDQLKPGTSGHTLVVKVLTSTTVLQKGRSVSQHLRQTRIAECLVGDETGTILFTARNDQVDLMKPSSTVILRNAKIDMFKGSMRLAVDKWGRVEVTEPAEFEVKEDNNLSLVEYELVNVMEE, from the exons ATGGCAGCCACGACGACGACGACGTCGACGGTTGCAGAATCGGAGCAGAGCAATGCTAAGCCAGGTTTGAGGAAACCCGTTTTCACAAAGGTCGATCAATTGAAACCCGGAACCAGTGGCCATACCCTTGTTGTTAAGGTCCTCACTTCCACCACCGTCTTACAGAAAGGCCGATCGGTGTCTCAACACCTTCGTCAGACTCGAATCGCTGAGTGCCTTGTTGGGGACGAGACTGGAACCATTTTGTTCACTGCCAGAAATGATCAAG TTGACTTGATGAAGCCATCTTCAACTGTCATTCTTCGCAATGCGAAGATAGATATGTTTAAGGGGTCGATGAGGCTAGCCGTTGACAAATGGGGCCGCGTAGAGGTAACCGAGCCAGCTGAGTTCGAGGTGAAGGAGGATAACAATCTGTCTTTGGTTGAGTATGAACTGGTGAATGTTATGGAGGAGTGA
- the LOC115697662 gene encoding homeobox-leucine zipper protein ATHB-52: MDYQQGENQEGIVLGQNMSQNNKKRLSDEQVRVLERNFCYEKKLESEHKHQLANQLGIPARQVAVWYQNKRARWRTQSLEVDCTTLQYRLDAALAEKKQLEKELLVLRGELHLAQEALRLTNNNNNNNNNNNFSSYCTSDDQEQEGDGRSCSSFSDINNNHQINDHNNVINNYDHDDDNYDQVLQIDHEFFSNLIDW, encoded by the coding sequence atGGATTATCAACAAGGAGAAAACCAAGAAGGTATAGTATTAGGGCAAAACATGAGTCAAAATAACAAGAAGAGGTTAAGCGACGAACAAGTGAGAGTCCTCGAGAGAAACTTCTGCTACGAGAAGAAGCTAGAGTCAGAGCACAAGCACCAGCTGGCTAACCAGCTGGGCATCCCAGCGCGCCAGGTGGCAGTGTGGTACCAGAACAAGCGCGCTAGGTGGCGAACACAGAGTCTGGAAGTGGATTGTACTACTCTCCAATATAGACTCGATGCTGCTCTGGCTGAGAAGAAACAGCTCGAGAAAGAGCTTCTTGTGCTTCGTGGTGAACTTCACTTAGCACAAGAAGCTCTCCGATtaaccaataataataataataataataataataataatttttcttcttattgTACTAGTGATGATCAAGAACAAGAAGGAGATGGAAGAAGTTGTTCAAGCTTTTCTGATATTAATAATAATCatcaaattaatgatcataATAATGTCATTAATAATTATGATCATGATGATGATAATTATGATCAAGTTCTTCAGATAGATCATGAGTTTTTTTCTAACTTGATTGATTGGTAG